A part of Perca fluviatilis chromosome 15, GENO_Pfluv_1.0, whole genome shotgun sequence genomic DNA contains:
- the gaa gene encoding lysosomal alpha-glucosidase isoform X2 has translation MAPESRFDCARDRLLGQRECEERGCCYAPLHNFDGPPWCFYPSLYPGYKMGPLTPTMRGQAATLTRATPSYLPSDISTLQLEVIEETAGCLHLTLKDPSSQRYEVKLPAGVPQSKADTQDALYTTEYQSDPFGFIVRRKSNGRVIMNTTVAPLLFADQYLQLSTALASSLVSGLGEHYTSLLLDLNWTALTLWNRDMAPHADANLYGSHPFYVVQEEDGLAHGVFLINSNAIEVILQPTPALTWVAVGGVLDLYVFLGPHPQSVIRQYLQVIGYPMMPPYWSLGFHLCRWGYTTTITTRHVAQRMHNAKFPMDVQWNDLDYADKRRVFTFDPWRFGDLPEMVEEFHKRGMKYILILDPGISSTSPPGTYSPFDDGLKRDVFIKNATGHILIGKVWPGPTAFPDFTNPETRCWWEDCIRDFHSKVPVDGLWIDMNEPASFVQGSVEGCPDGDLENPPYTPRVVGGQLNSGTICMSAQQKLSTHYNLHNIYGLTEAYATHSALMKVRGKRPFVLSRSSFPGIGRFSGVWTGDVRSDWEQLRYSIPAVLQFSLFGVPLVGADICGFGGNTTEELCVRWMQLGSFYPFMRNHNDKPNAPQEPYVFGQKAQAAMRSALNLRYSLLPFLYTLFHHAHTSADTVARPLFMEFPTDPNCQTIDRQFLWGSSLLISPVLEQGAVELAAYLPPGIWYSLHNGQPFYSKGQYLLLPAPLDTINIHVREGHIIPQQEPALTTAASRRNPFFLTVALSAGGWAWGDLFWDDGESLKTFEMRNHCYIIFIAGQSQVVSDPLRLNGALDGLVLGGLQVFGVPSPPLYVLANGDKVRDFTYRSDTKVLTVTSLALSMSKVFTVQWAL, from the exons ATGGCCCCAGAGAGCCGGTTTGACTGTGCCAGGGACAGGCTTCTCGGCCAGAGAGAGTGTGAAGAGAGGGGATGCTGTTATGCCCCGCTGCATAACTTTGATGGACCACCTTGGTGCTTTTACCCCAGTTTGTACCCTGGCTACAAAATGGGTCCCCTCACTCCCACCATGCGAGGCCAGGCTGCCACCCTGACCCGTGCCACCCCCTCATATCTCCCCAGTGATATATCCACTCTACAGCTAGAAGTCATAGAAGAGACTGCAGGCTGCTTACATCTCACT TTAAAGGACCCATCATCTCAGCGATATGAAGTTAAACTCCCAGCTGGAGTTCCTCAGAGCAAAGCTGATACCCAAGATGCCCTCTATACCACTGAATACCAGTCTGACCCATTTGGCTTCATAGTGAGGCGGAAATCTAATGGAAGGGTGAT TATGAATACCACGGTCGCTCCTCTGCTGTTTGCTGACCAGTACCTGCAGCTGTCCACCGCACTGGCCTCTTCCCTTGTGTCTGGCCTCGGGGAGCATTACACCTCCCTCCTCCTGGACCTTAACTGGACTGCTCTGACTCTTTGGAACAGAGACATGGCGCCTCAT GCTGATGCTAACCTCTATGGCTCACACCCGTTCTACGTAGTACAGGAGGAGGACGGCTTGGCACATGGAGTTTTTCTAATCAACAGCAATGCAATCG AGGTGATATTGCAGCCGACCCCCGCTCTTACCTGGGTGGCTGTTGGTGGAGTGCTGGACTTGTACGTTTTCTTGGGTCCTCATCCTCAAAGTGTTATACGACAGTACCTTCAGGTCATTG GATATCCTATGATGCCTCCCTATTGGTCGTTGGGCTTTCATCTGTGTCGCTGGGGTTACACAACCACTATTACAACCCGGCATGTAGCACAACGCATGCACAATGCAAAATTTCCCATG GATGTGCAGTGGAATGATCTGGATTATGCAGATAAGCGCAGGGTGTTCACTTTTGACCCCTGGCGATTCGGGGACCTCCCAGAGATGGTGGAGGAGTTCCATAAGAGGGGCATGAAGTACATCCTTATCCTG GACCCGGGGATCAGCAGCACCAGCCCCCCTGGAACTTACTCGCCCTTTGATGATGGACTGAAACGAGACGTCTTCATTAAAAATGCTACAGGACACATCCTGATAGGGAag GTTTGGCCGGGCCCAACAGCCTTCCCCGACTTCACCAACCCAGAGACCAGATGCTGGTGGGAGGACTGCATCAGAGATTTTCATTCTAAAGTTCCTGTGGATGGTCTATGGATT GATATGAATGAACCAGCCAGTTTTGTGCAGGGCTCAGTGGAGGGCTGTCCCGACGGTGATCTCGAGAACCCGCCCTACACACCCA GGGTGGTTGGAGGCCAGTTGAACTCTGGGACTATTTGTATGTCGGCTCAGCAGAAACTGTCCACTCACTACAACCTGCACAATATATACGGACTGACAGAAGCCTATGCCACACACAG TGCTCTTATGAAGGTACGAGGGAAGAGACCCTTCGTCCTGTCTCGCTCCTCCTTCCCTGGCATCGGACGCTTCTCTGGAGTGTGGACAGGAGACGTCAGAAGTGACTGGGAGCAGCTTCGATACTCCATCCCTG CCGTGCTACAGTTCAGCTTGTTCGGGGTGCCCCTTGTGGGGGCAGACATCTGTGGCTTTGGAGGGAACACCACTGAGGAATTGTGCGTACGATGGATGCAGCTCGGGTCCTTCTACCCATTTATGAGAAACCACAATGACAAGCCGAACGCT CCCCAGGAGCCCTATGTATTTGGGCAGAAGGCCCAGGCCGCCATGCGGAGTGCATTGAACCTGCGTTActcccttctccccttcctcTACACACTCTTCCATCATGCACACACTTCTGCTGACACTGTGGCCAGGCCTCTCTTCATGGA GTTTCCCACTGACCCTAACTGTCAGACCATAGACAGGCAGTTCCTGTGGGGGAGTTCACTTCTCATTAGCCCAGTCTTAGAGCAAGGGGCAGTAGAGCTGGCCGCTTACCTGCCCCCTGGCATTTGGTACAGCCTACACAAT GGTCAGCCTTTCTACAGTAAGGGTCAGTACCTGCTCTTGCCAGCCCCTCTGGACACCATCAACATTCATGTGAGGGAGGGACATATTATCCCTCAGCAG GAACCTGCTTTGACAACCGCAGCCTCACGCAGAAACCCTTTCTTCCTGACCGTGGCGCTGTCAGCAGGCGGCTGGGCCTGGGGCGATTTGTTCTGGGATGACGGGGAAAGTCTTAAAACCTTCGAAATGAGAAATCATTGTTACATTATCTTCATTGCTGGACAG TCTCAGGTGGTGAGTGATCCTCTTAGGCTGAATGGGGCCCTGGATGGTCTGGTGCTGGGAGGGCTGCAGGTGTTCGGGGTGCCCTCACCACCCCTATATgtattagccaatggggacaaAGTCAGGGATTTCACATACCGCAGTGACACCAAG GTTTTGACAGTGACCAGCCTGGCCTTGTCCATGTCAAAGGTATTTACAGTCCAATGGGCTCTCTGA
- the gaa gene encoding lysosomal alpha-glucosidase isoform X1, with product MKVWGGLLSNLTAAVLLLAFALSVCLDINHLPIHQNRLVRSVYAKQNKTKAHEILGNSNNKPPNPQSNSVETREVHPKSSQETDISRDDKCTMAPESRFDCARDRLLGQRECEERGCCYAPLHNFDGPPWCFYPSLYPGYKMGPLTPTMRGQAATLTRATPSYLPSDISTLQLEVIEETAGCLHLTLKDPSSQRYEVKLPAGVPQSKADTQDALYTTEYQSDPFGFIVRRKSNGRVIMNTTVAPLLFADQYLQLSTALASSLVSGLGEHYTSLLLDLNWTALTLWNRDMAPHADANLYGSHPFYVVQEEDGLAHGVFLINSNAIEVILQPTPALTWVAVGGVLDLYVFLGPHPQSVIRQYLQVIGYPMMPPYWSLGFHLCRWGYTTTITTRHVAQRMHNAKFPMDVQWNDLDYADKRRVFTFDPWRFGDLPEMVEEFHKRGMKYILILDPGISSTSPPGTYSPFDDGLKRDVFIKNATGHILIGKVWPGPTAFPDFTNPETRCWWEDCIRDFHSKVPVDGLWIDMNEPASFVQGSVEGCPDGDLENPPYTPRVVGGQLNSGTICMSAQQKLSTHYNLHNIYGLTEAYATHSALMKVRGKRPFVLSRSSFPGIGRFSGVWTGDVRSDWEQLRYSIPAVLQFSLFGVPLVGADICGFGGNTTEELCVRWMQLGSFYPFMRNHNDKPNAPQEPYVFGQKAQAAMRSALNLRYSLLPFLYTLFHHAHTSADTVARPLFMEFPTDPNCQTIDRQFLWGSSLLISPVLEQGAVELAAYLPPGIWYSLHNGQPFYSKGQYLLLPAPLDTINIHVREGHIIPQQEPALTTAASRRNPFFLTVALSAGGWAWGDLFWDDGESLKTFEMRNHCYIIFIAGQSQVVSDPLRLNGALDGLVLGGLQVFGVPSPPLYVLANGDKVRDFTYRSDTKVLTVTSLALSMSKVFTVQWAL from the exons ATGAAGGTATGGGGGGGTCTGCTGTCTAACCTAACTGCAGCTGTGCTCCTCCTGGCCTTTGCTTTGTCAGTATGTTTGGACATTAACCACTTGCCAATCCATCAGAACAGGCTGGTTAGATCAGTCTATGCTaagcaaaataaaaccaaagcccATGAAATACTtggtaatagtaataataagcCACCAAATCCACAGAGCAATTCAGTGGAAACCAGGGAAGTCCACCCAAAAAGCTCCCAAGAGACTGATATATCCAGAGATGACAAATGCACCATGGCCCCAGAGAGCCGGTTTGACTGTGCCAGGGACAGGCTTCTCGGCCAGAGAGAGTGTGAAGAGAGGGGATGCTGTTATGCCCCGCTGCATAACTTTGATGGACCACCTTGGTGCTTTTACCCCAGTTTGTACCCTGGCTACAAAATGGGTCCCCTCACTCCCACCATGCGAGGCCAGGCTGCCACCCTGACCCGTGCCACCCCCTCATATCTCCCCAGTGATATATCCACTCTACAGCTAGAAGTCATAGAAGAGACTGCAGGCTGCTTACATCTCACT TTAAAGGACCCATCATCTCAGCGATATGAAGTTAAACTCCCAGCTGGAGTTCCTCAGAGCAAAGCTGATACCCAAGATGCCCTCTATACCACTGAATACCAGTCTGACCCATTTGGCTTCATAGTGAGGCGGAAATCTAATGGAAGGGTGAT TATGAATACCACGGTCGCTCCTCTGCTGTTTGCTGACCAGTACCTGCAGCTGTCCACCGCACTGGCCTCTTCCCTTGTGTCTGGCCTCGGGGAGCATTACACCTCCCTCCTCCTGGACCTTAACTGGACTGCTCTGACTCTTTGGAACAGAGACATGGCGCCTCAT GCTGATGCTAACCTCTATGGCTCACACCCGTTCTACGTAGTACAGGAGGAGGACGGCTTGGCACATGGAGTTTTTCTAATCAACAGCAATGCAATCG AGGTGATATTGCAGCCGACCCCCGCTCTTACCTGGGTGGCTGTTGGTGGAGTGCTGGACTTGTACGTTTTCTTGGGTCCTCATCCTCAAAGTGTTATACGACAGTACCTTCAGGTCATTG GATATCCTATGATGCCTCCCTATTGGTCGTTGGGCTTTCATCTGTGTCGCTGGGGTTACACAACCACTATTACAACCCGGCATGTAGCACAACGCATGCACAATGCAAAATTTCCCATG GATGTGCAGTGGAATGATCTGGATTATGCAGATAAGCGCAGGGTGTTCACTTTTGACCCCTGGCGATTCGGGGACCTCCCAGAGATGGTGGAGGAGTTCCATAAGAGGGGCATGAAGTACATCCTTATCCTG GACCCGGGGATCAGCAGCACCAGCCCCCCTGGAACTTACTCGCCCTTTGATGATGGACTGAAACGAGACGTCTTCATTAAAAATGCTACAGGACACATCCTGATAGGGAag GTTTGGCCGGGCCCAACAGCCTTCCCCGACTTCACCAACCCAGAGACCAGATGCTGGTGGGAGGACTGCATCAGAGATTTTCATTCTAAAGTTCCTGTGGATGGTCTATGGATT GATATGAATGAACCAGCCAGTTTTGTGCAGGGCTCAGTGGAGGGCTGTCCCGACGGTGATCTCGAGAACCCGCCCTACACACCCA GGGTGGTTGGAGGCCAGTTGAACTCTGGGACTATTTGTATGTCGGCTCAGCAGAAACTGTCCACTCACTACAACCTGCACAATATATACGGACTGACAGAAGCCTATGCCACACACAG TGCTCTTATGAAGGTACGAGGGAAGAGACCCTTCGTCCTGTCTCGCTCCTCCTTCCCTGGCATCGGACGCTTCTCTGGAGTGTGGACAGGAGACGTCAGAAGTGACTGGGAGCAGCTTCGATACTCCATCCCTG CCGTGCTACAGTTCAGCTTGTTCGGGGTGCCCCTTGTGGGGGCAGACATCTGTGGCTTTGGAGGGAACACCACTGAGGAATTGTGCGTACGATGGATGCAGCTCGGGTCCTTCTACCCATTTATGAGAAACCACAATGACAAGCCGAACGCT CCCCAGGAGCCCTATGTATTTGGGCAGAAGGCCCAGGCCGCCATGCGGAGTGCATTGAACCTGCGTTActcccttctccccttcctcTACACACTCTTCCATCATGCACACACTTCTGCTGACACTGTGGCCAGGCCTCTCTTCATGGA GTTTCCCACTGACCCTAACTGTCAGACCATAGACAGGCAGTTCCTGTGGGGGAGTTCACTTCTCATTAGCCCAGTCTTAGAGCAAGGGGCAGTAGAGCTGGCCGCTTACCTGCCCCCTGGCATTTGGTACAGCCTACACAAT GGTCAGCCTTTCTACAGTAAGGGTCAGTACCTGCTCTTGCCAGCCCCTCTGGACACCATCAACATTCATGTGAGGGAGGGACATATTATCCCTCAGCAG GAACCTGCTTTGACAACCGCAGCCTCACGCAGAAACCCTTTCTTCCTGACCGTGGCGCTGTCAGCAGGCGGCTGGGCCTGGGGCGATTTGTTCTGGGATGACGGGGAAAGTCTTAAAACCTTCGAAATGAGAAATCATTGTTACATTATCTTCATTGCTGGACAG TCTCAGGTGGTGAGTGATCCTCTTAGGCTGAATGGGGCCCTGGATGGTCTGGTGCTGGGAGGGCTGCAGGTGTTCGGGGTGCCCTCACCACCCCTATATgtattagccaatggggacaaAGTCAGGGATTTCACATACCGCAGTGACACCAAG GTTTTGACAGTGACCAGCCTGGCCTTGTCCATGTCAAAGGTATTTACAGTCCAATGGGCTCTCTGA